The following coding sequences lie in one Biomphalaria glabrata chromosome 18, xgBioGlab47.1, whole genome shotgun sequence genomic window:
- the LOC106071670 gene encoding hornerin-like, translating to MKPFLNKLYSIVSKDKLEPSSEDIQPTIRDYIQQSKEADKLGLFSSGDVGHLAKYSSSKSGEDDEQEKGSSSTYSDHVVSGCDGQHKHLSEVGHGDSDAEYNGWEKSDEGYGSKYSNGNDATETEGRLISSEGDYSDSEEVYHKDKGGDYERGETEESYSKSGYYSKGDDYGTKESHYSQDGDYDSNKDDEYVREWYKGNDCYSSSKYSNDDDSEDNDESKGGYYSKGEYHDSKTGSYHKGDDYESERGSYGKGGDYESKGSSNSKGDDNDSESGSYGKGHDYESESGYYSKGGDYDSKSGSYGKGDDYDSESGSYGKGGGYDDKSGSYSKGGDYDSKSDSYGKGDDYDSKSGSYGKGGDYDSKSGSYGKGDDYESESGSYGKGGDYESKGSSNSKGDDYDSESGSYDKGDDNDDKSGYYSKGGDYDSKSGSYGKGGDYDSKSGSYGKGSDYESESGSYSKGGDYDSKGRSNSKGDDYDSESGSYDKGGDYDDKSGSFSKGGDYDSKSDSYGKGGDYDSKSGSYGKGSDYDSKSGSYGKGDDYESESGSYSKGGDYDSKGRSNSKGDDYDSESGSYDKGDDYNSKSDSYGKGGDYDDKSDSYGKGGDYDDKSGSYSKGGDYDSKSGSYGKGDDYNSKSDSYEKGDDYDSKSGSYGKGDDYESESGSYGKGGDYDSKGISNSKGDDYDSESGSYGKGGDYDGKSGSYGKGVDYDSKSDSYGKGGDYDGKSGSYGKGVDYDSKSDSYGKGGDYDGKSGSYGKGVDYDSKSDSYGKGGDYDGKSGSYGKGVDYDSKSGSYGKGGDYDSKSGSYGKGSDYDSKGGSYSKGDDYESTGDDQESKGGYYSKEDYYDIKGSHKKVSDEENKEEIESGSSSKGDYFNKGEEDDSKFSFSSEGSDYAGKGGYFSKGDDHDIKGDSYSDDDDDGKSGYSTKGNDDDDVTGGYFHKEGYESQGSEYDSKWLEGDGPHDYEVGEWSKDDEDAERHGESKGSETNHGGCHHNGEEGHDSSEESEGGSLEDYDEASEYGEHGDGFSDDSYEHKTELSSGKGISEKGSDDPYDDNESEKGKNFGFEASSPEEGGSKSKDGKKEDVFDDKASKGEGKIFSKNEGKDETNTFGLKDDKKPKVFENKGFDVFGKEFKTGESSSEEKLEKKVSPKEESMLDPHTFSFLSKYSISRKVRSADLKGNAAVAGANGFKSGNLKGNKNFNSAGGPNDAGVITINAGANRLNIFVDKESQGKQKGKNLAAGKQEGDLIFATANDGSFEGKLTGQNAGFSGFDQSGTVGLEGKNDYFDPNFRYHPKNIGIGGKLFGENRDLKGADADDSGDYYSTELEGEAENENKDNGKWLGAGAGTNNGFFGGYGKNLAPGNGDGARYGGGFDKWKNSGGDGNGKKFGGGYADGGDYDGRYGNWKNYGGDGSGKNLGGGYADGGDYDGEYGDGKNYGGVKNQDAVDYDGGNGKGGFGKGWEDYYGGGNGAGKDSNGQGWKISGRGNKFNGGNPEYEYETEYSVEDGRGGDYNDDGGDHSDYGFNHKHVGCHKNIDNVFHKALGLGGKNGYGGNGKNLGGGYADGGDYDGNGKNDDAGDDDNNGYDDSLGKFGQGVGTGFVKDGAGNGFGKGRSWGAGHGGWDDYEGGFGKGGKLVGGNDGRFGKNGNSGRVGTGGQFGAGYGKDDYDGGFGKGRNFGGGYGNWDDYDGGSGKGGYGGGVGKGGRFGGGYGNGDDYDGGLGKGGHFGAGYGNGDDYDSGFGKDGNGGGLGKGGHFGDDYDGGNDNDNYGGRTHGDIYLRNRKGLDINNKHISNDFKALVGKITNGIVAKARNTGLLGDLSLPRASVNHHVQKRSDPVSSENFYKSKEYDGARSASAFKSWSANQDSSSLDQNAAKKPEVFSPNEGVKLNSDSSTALKNKSPSAEKSPNLPNNGKKVIFNLYDESPNSGSFSSYEDNNLINQTPIWPTSDTSGGSMPSDKSESQPTTDNQEEKTFTKCEAVGKWKKHKGMDAWCLDNCNQGYCPPTHCTCL from the coding sequence ATGAAGCCTTTTCTGAACAAGCTTTACTCTATCGTTTCTAAGGATAAATTGGAGCCCTCTTCAGAAGATATTCAACCGACCATTAGAGATTATATCCAGCAGTCCAAAGAAGCCGACAAACTTGGCCTTTTCAGTTCTGGTGACGTTGGTCACTTAGCCAAGTACAGCAGCTCTAAGTCTGGAGAAGACGATGAACAAGAAAAGGGAAGCTCATCTACATACAGTGACCACGTGGTGTCTGGCTGCGATGGTCAGCACAAACATCTGTCAGAGGTTGGGCATGGCGACAGCGACGCCGAATACAATGGTTGGGAGAAAAGCGACGAAGGCTATGGCAGCAAATACTCTAATGGAAACGATGCTACTGAAACTGAGGGACGACTTATTAGCAGCGAGGGAGATTATTCTGATAGTGAAGAAGTTTACCATAAAGACAAAGGTGGCGATTACGAACGCGGAGAAACAGAAGAATCCTATAGTAAGAGTGGTTATTACAGCAAAGGTGATGACTACGGTACAAAAGAGAGCCATTACAGTCAAGATGGTGACTACGATAGCAACAAAGATGATGAATATGTCAGAGAATGGTATAAAGGGAACGACTGTTATAGCAGCTCCAAGTATAGCAATGACGATGATAGCGAAGATAATGATGAAAGCAAAGGAGGCTATTATAGCAAGGGAGAATATCACGATAGCAAAACTGGATCTTATCACAAGGGAGATGATTACGAAAGCGAACGTGGCTCCTACGGCAAGGGAGGTGATTATGAAAGCAAAGGTAGTTCCAATAGCAAGGGAGATGACAATGATAGTGAAAGTGGCTCCTACGGCAAGGGACATGACTATGAAAGCGAAAGTGGCTACTACAGCAAGGGAGGTGATTACGATAGCAAAAGTGGCTCCTACGGCAAGGGAGATGACTATGATAGTGAAAGTGGCTCCTACGGCAAGGGAGGTGGTTACGATGACAAAAGTGGCTCCTACAGCAAGGGAGGTGATTACGATAGCAAAAGTGACTCCTACGGCAAGGGAGATGACTACGATAGTAAAAGTGGCTCCTACGGCAAGGGAGGTGATTACGATAGCAAAAGTGGCTCCTATGGCAAGGGAGATGATTACGAAAGCGAAAGTGGCTCATACGGCAAGGGAGGTGATTATGAAAGCAAAGGTAGTTCCAATAGCAAGGGAGATGACTATGATAGTGAAAGTGGCTCATACGACAAGGGAGATGATAACGATGACAAAAGTGGCTACTACAGCAAGGGAGGTGATTACGATAGCAAAAGTGGCTCCTACGGCAAGGGAGGTGACTACGATAGCAAAAGTGGCTCCTACGGCAAGGGAAGTGATTACGAAAGCGAAAGTGGCTCCTACAGCAAGGGAGGTGATTATGATAGCAAAGGTAGATCAAATAGCAAGGGAGATGACTATGATAGTGAAAGTGGCTCATACGACAAGGGAGGTGATTACGATGACAAAAGTGGCTCCTTTAGCAAGGGAGGTGATTACGATAGCAAAAGTGACTCCTACGGCAAGGGAGGTGACTACGATAGCAAAAGTGGCTCCTACGGCAAGGGAAGTGATTACGATAGCAAAAGTGGCTCCTATGGCAAGGGAGATGATTACGAAAGCGAAAGTGGCTCCTACAGCAAGGGAGGTGATTATGATAGCAAAGGTAGATCAAATAGCAAGGGAGATGACTATGATAGTGAAAGTGGCTCATACGACAAGGGAGATGACTACAATAGCAAAAGTGACTCCTACGGCAAGGGAGGTGATTACGATGACAAAAGTGACTCCTACGGCAAGGGAGGTGATTACGATGACAAAAGTGGCTCCTACAGCAAGGGAGGTGATTACGATAGCAAAAGTGGCTCCTACGGCAAGGGAGATGATTACAATAGCAAAAGTGACTCCTACGAAAAGGGAGATGATTACGATAGCAAAAGTGGCTCCTACGGCAAGGGAGATGATTACGAAAGCGAAAGTGGCTCCTACGGCAAGGGAGGTGATTATGATAGCAAAGGTATATCAAATAGCAAGGGAGATGACTATGATAGTGAAAGTGGCTCCTACGGCAAGGGAGGTGATTACGATGGCAAAAGTGGCTCATATGGCAAGGGAGTTGATTATGATAGTAAAAGTGACTCCTACGGCAAGGGAGGTGACTACGATGGCAAAAGTGGCTCATATGGCAAGGGAGTTGATTATGATAGTAAAAGTGACTCCTACGGCAAGGGAGGTGACTACGATGGCAAAAGTGGCTCATATGGCAAGGGAGTTGATTATGATAGTAAAAGTGACTCCTACGGCAAGGGAGGTGATTACGATGGCAAAAGTGGCTCATATGGCAAGGGAGTTGATTATGATAGTAAAAGCGGCTCCTACGGCAAGGGAGGTGATTACGATAGCAAAAGTGGCTCCTACGGCAAGGGAAGTGATTATGATAGTAAAGGTGGATCCTATAGCAAGGGAGATGATTACGAAAGTACGGGAGATGATCAAGAAAGCAAAGGGGGCTATTATAGCAAGGAAGACTATTACGACATCAAAGGCTCCCACAAAAAAGTTAGTGACGAAGAGAACAAGGAAGAAATCGAAAGTGGCTCTTCTAGCAAGGGAGACTATTTCAACAAAGGAGAGGAAGACGATAGCAAATTTAGCTTTTCTAGCGAAGGGAGTGATTATGCTGGTAAAGGAGGCTACTTTAGCAAGGGAGATGATCACGACATTAAAGGTGACTCCTacagtgatgatgatgatgatggtaagAGTGGCTATTCTACTAAAGGaaacgatgatgatgatgtcacCGGAGGCTATTTTCATAAAGAGGGTTATGAGAGCCAAGGGAGCGAGTATGACAGCAAGTGGTTAGAAGGTGACGGACCTCATGACTATGAAGTAGGTGAATGGAGCAAAGACGACGAAGACGCTGAGCGCCACGGAGAGTCCAAAGGCAGTGAAACGAATCACGGAGGATGCCATCACAATGGCGAAGAAGGCCACGACAGTAGCGAAGAAAGCGAGGGGGGTTCCCTAGAAGACTACGACGAAGCTAGCGAATATGGCGAGCATGGTGATGGCTTCAGCGATGACTCTTACGAACACAAGACTGAGCTCTCTTCCGGCAAAGGCATTTCCGAGAAAGGCAGCGATGATCCCTACGACGACAACGAATcagaaaagggaaagaactttgGCTTCGAGGCTTCAAGTCCAGAAGAAGGCGGATCTAAAAGCAAGGACGGGAAAAAAGAAGACGTTTTTGATGACAAGGCTTCCAAAGGCGAAGGCAAAATTTTCAGCAAAAATGAAGGAAAGGATGAGACAAACACATTTGGTCTCAAAGACGACAAAAAGCCAAAAGTGTTTGAAAATAAAGGCTTTGATGTTTTTGGAAAGGAATTCAAAACAGGAGAAAGCAGCAGCGAAGAGAAGCTTGAGAAGAAGGTCAGCCCCAAAGAAGAAAGCATGTTGGATCCACATACGTTCTCGTTTCTTAGCAAGTACTCCATCAGCCGAAAGGTTAGATCTGCAGACTTAAAGGGAAACGCTGCCGTAGCCGGAGCGAACGGCTTCAAATCTGGCAAcctaaaaggaaacaaaaacttCAACTCCGCAGGGGGGCCCAATGATGCTGGGGTAATAACAATAAACGCTGGTGCTAACAGACTGAATATCTTCGTGGACAAAGAATCCCAGGGAAAGCAAAAAGGGAAAAATTTGGCTGCTGGAAAGCAAGAAGGCGATTTGATCTTCGCTACAGCCAACGATGGCAGCTTTGAGGGCAAACTTACAGGGCAAAATGCGGGGTTCAGTGGATTTGATCAAAGCGGAACTGTCGGCTTAGAAGGcaaaaatgattactttgatCCAAATTTTCGATATCACCCTAAGAATATTGGAATTGGCGGGAAACTATTTGGCGAGAACAGGGACTTGAAAGGAGCAGATGCCGATGACTCTGGGGACTATTATTCTACTGAGTTGGAGGGGGAGGCTGAAAATGAGAATAAAGACAATGGCAAATGGCTCGGAGCTGGAGCTGGTACAAACAATGGTTTCTTTGGAGGCTATGGTAAAAATCTTGCACCTGGAAATGGTGACGGTGCAAGATATGGTGGGGGATTTGATAAATGGAAAAACAGTGGCGGCGATGGCAACGGAAAAAAATTTGGCGGTGGATACGCCGATGGCGGTGACTACGATGGTAGATATGGCAACTGGAAGAACTACGGTGGTGATGGTAGTGGAAAAAATCTAGGCGGTGGATACGCCGATGGTGGTGACTACGATGGTGAATATGGCGATGGAAAGAACTACGGAGGTGTAAAAAATCAAGACGCCGTTGATTACGATGGAGGAAACGGAAAAGGTGGATTCGGCAAAGGATGGGAGGATTATTACGGCGGCGGAAACGGAGCAGGCAAGGACTCTAATGGTCAAGGCTGGAAAATCAGCGGCCGAGGAAACAAATTCAATGGCGGCAATCCAGAGTACGAATATGAAACGGAATATAGCGTGGAAGACGGCAGAGGAGGAGATTACAACGATGACGGGGGCGATCACAGTGACTACGGATTTAATCACAAACATGTCGGCTGTCATAAGAACATAGACAACGTGTTTCACAAAGCTTTAGGCCTGGGCGGAAAGAACGGCTACGGTGGCAATGGAAAAAACCTAGGCGGTGGATACGCCGATGGAGGTGACTACGACGGAAATGGAAAGAATGACGACGCTGGTGATGACGACAACAATGGTTATGACGACAGTTTGGGGAAATTCGGACAAGGAGTTGGAACAGGATTTGTTAAAGATGGGGCCGGAAATGGATTCGGAAAGGGCCGAAGTTGGGGAGCTGGACATGGAGGCTGGGATGATTACGAAGGAGGGTTCGGAAAGGGTGGAAAGCTAGTAGGCGGCAATGATGGTAGATTCGGAAAAAATGGGAACAGCGGTAGAGTAGGAACAGGAGGACAATTTGGCGCAGGCTATGGTAAAGATGATTACGATGGTGGATTCGGAAAAGGAAGAAATTTTGGTGGCGGATATGGAAACTGGGATGACTATGATGGTGGATCCGGGAAAGGAGGCTACGGTGGTGGAGTTGGAAAAGGAGGACGTTTTGGAGGTGGGTATGGTAACGGAGACGACTACGATGGTGGACTAGGAAAAGGAGGACATTTTGGCGCAGGGTATGGTAATGGAGATGATTATGATAGTGGATTCGGAAAAGATGGCAACGGGGGTGGATTAGGAAAAGGAGGACATTTTGGGGACGACTATGATGGTGGCAATGATAACGACAATTACGGTGGCAGAACACACGGAGATATCTATTTACGCAACAGGAAAGGCTTAGAcatcaacaacaaacacatTTCTAATGATTTTAAAGCACTCGTTGGAAAAATCACCAATGGCATTGTAGCTAAAGCTAGAAACACTGGACTCTTAGGGGATCTATCGCTTCCTAGAGCGTCTGTTAATCATCATGTACAGAAACGATCTGATCCTGTTTCCAGCGAAAACTTCTACAAGTCCAAAGAATACGACGGTGCCCGTAGCGCAAGCGCTTTCAAATCATGGAGCGCGAATCAGGACTCATCATCTTTGGATCAAAACGCTGCTAAGAAACCCGAAGTGTTTTCACCAAATGAAGGAGTTAAATTGAACAGTGATTCATCCACGGCGTTAAAGAATAAATCACCCTCCGCTGAAAAGAGCCCAAACCTGCCGAACAATGGCAAGAAAGTCATTTTCAATCTTTATGACGAGTCCCCCAACTCTGGCAGCTTCTCAAGTTATGAAGACAACAACTTGATCAACCAAACGCCCATCTGGccaacttctgacaccagtggcGGCTCCATGCCCTCGGACAAATCTGAATCTCAGCCGACAACGGACAATCAAGAGGAGAAAACTTTCACGAAATGCGAAGCTGTGGGCAAATGGAAGAAGCACAAAGGAATGGACGCTTGGTGCTTGGACAACTGCAACCAAGGCTACTGTCCACCCACCCATTGCACATGTTTGTGA
- the LOC106063325 gene encoding repetitive organellar protein-like, with product MGRKGRDDARITLQGIAVVVTCVIVPLCQGHGRLLDPPSRATMWRLGFNSPPDYDDHQGYCGGKEALWNRFGGKCGVCGDPYSPTPRAHEKGGAFYLGKPTRTYQSGDLITVKFGITANHRGWIEFRLCNYDDPEEGDIEYDSDGDFVEVTQECLDKHLLQLEDGETRYELEEPYASGEFEVDVRLPKGVSCSKCLFQWKWNVGNSWGTNPDGASCIGCGKQEQFYACSDIVIEPRSSDRKSTKRPLTTGRRNSTRPTTRKPNGRPTKTRSTPLPLTSTSVPPSTTPPSQPTTTTVKSSTSDSPMGWFIKHVPLFFHNSETDKIPSDPAYVMAGSALTNDDAKEKASLASSLWEFVSEFKPHASIENPLHVKFPNPERWQEPSAKSGDLSLNGVLQSNESQHHQERKPWWRKLGDKLGKGLLWNIIMGRKDDRTYSKIKPKRSIDKPDHVIVPNPSNGTQIEKRFQENSESKSVFENTQSSFSENSTIIGLNTSGRGNSQQSSNQENILRIKRSEKTVTYIQEMSQPEVTLSEIQKLRSMTEEPGSDESYDKSKISSTVAKQPDKSSPLKATEITGKSNNKITSSKAEGMNIISTESNSSKNKDKNEDKKNTNKKQEKPTLLCQEIIPNKEVKKVSDQENLDKKAENKNYKIKEEQSDLLKLKNTKSNQSNNPNKNESDLNFIVFKNKNKNNKFENMKETGHGNEESHEEEHGHESHEEHGHEEEHGHEEEHGNEEEHGHEEEHGHEEEHGHEESHKEEHGHEEEHGHEEHGHEESHKEEHGHEESHEEEHGHESHEEHGHEEEHGHEEEHGHEEEHGHEEEHGHEEEHGHEESHKEEHGHEEEHGHEEHGHEESHEKEHGHEEHGHEESHEEEHGHEESHEEEHGHEESHEEEHGHEEEHGHEEHGHEESHEEEHGHEESHEEEHGHEEEHGHEEHVHEESHEEEHGHEEEHGHEEHGHEESHEEEHGHEEEHGHEKEHGHEESHEEEHGHEESHEEEHGHEESHEEEHGHENHEEEHGHEEEHGHEEEHGHEESHEEEHGHEEEPTKKSMDMKKNMDMKKNMDIKKATKKNMDMKKNMDMKSMDMNKNMDMKSMDTKKNMDMKSMDMKKNLDMKSMDMKKATKKNMDMKRIDMKSMGMKKATKKNMDMKKASKKNMDMKSMDRKKNMDMKTTKKNMDMKKNMGMRKATKKNMDMKSMDMKKATKKNIDMKATKKNMDMKKNMEMKSMDMKKATKKNMDMKKNMDMKSMDMKSMDMKSMVRREIEVNTTDVDVQL from the exons TTACTGTCAAGTTTGGGATCACAGCTAATCACAG GGGTTGGATCGAGTTCCGCCTGTGCAATTATGATGACCCAGAAGAAGGCGACATTGAGTATGATTCCGATGGGGACTTCGTGGAGGTCACACAAGAATGTCTAGACAAGCATCTGTTGCAACTGGAGGACGGAGAAACTAG ATACGAGCTTGAAGAGCCCTACGCCTCTGGAGAGTTCGAAGTGGATGTTCGCCTTCCCAAGGGTGTCTCCTGTTCAAAATGTCTGTTCCAGTGGAAATGGAATGTTG GAAACAGCTGGGGGACTAATCCTGACGGAGCATCGTGCATTGGCTGCGGGAAACAGGAACAGTTCTACGCCTGCTCGGATATTGTCATCGAGCCACGTTCTTCTGACAGGAAATCCACGAAacgacctttgaccactggacGTAGAAACAGCACCAGACCCACTACCCGCAAACCCAATGGCAGGCCGACAAAGACCAGATCAACCCCTCTACCTCTTACCTCAACCTCTGTGCCCCCCAGCACCACTCCTCCAAGCCAACCAACTACAACGACTGTCAAGAGCAGCACGAGTGACAGTCCCATGGGCTGGTTCATAAAGCACGTTCCTCTGTTCTTCCACAACTCTGAAACAGACAAGATTCCAAGCGATCCAGCCTACGTGATGGCAGGAAGTGCTCTGACAAACGACGACGCCAAAGAGAAAGCCTCGCTCGCTTCAAGCTTGTGGGAGTTTGTGTCTGAGTTCAAGCCTCATGCCTCTATTGAAAACCCCCTTCACGTCAAGTTCCCGAATCCGGAGAGATGGCAAGAGCCCAGCGCCAAAAGTGGAGACCTATCCTTGAATGGTGTCTTGCAGTCCAACGAATCCCAGCATCACCAAGAGCGGAAGCCATGGTGGAGAAAGCTTGGCGACAAACTGGGGAAAGGTCTATTGTGGAACATCATCATGGGCCGTAAAGATGACCGAACGTATTCCAAGATAAAACCTAAACGAAGCATAGACAAACCTGACCACGTGATTGTGCCCAATCCAAGCAATGGTACGCAGATTGAAAAGCGTTTCCAAGAAAACAGTGAATCTAAAAGTGTCTTTGAAAACACACAATCCTCTTTTTCTGAGAATTCCACTATCATTGGATTGAACACGTCAGGGAGAGGCAACTCTCAACAGTCAtcaaatcaagaaaacattcTGAGAATAAAACGTAGCGAAAAGACAGTAACCTATATACAAGAAATGTCACAGCCTGAAGTCACTCTAAGTGAAATACAGAAACTTCGATCCATGACTGAAGAGCCAGGTTCTGACGAGTCATACGACAAATCCAAAATTTCTTCCACAGTGGCAAAACAGCCAGATAAAAGCTCTCCATTAAAGGCAACAGAGATCACAGGCAAATCTAACAACAAAATCACTTCATCCAAAGCTGAAGGTATGAACATAATCTCAACAGAAAGTAATTCCAgcaaaaataaagacaaaaatgaagacaaaaaaaacacaaacaagaagCAAGAAAAACCTACACTTCTTTGCCAAGAAATAATTCCAAACAAAGAAGTTAAGAAGGTATCAGATCAAGAAAATCTGGACAAAAaggctgaaaataaaaactataaaataaaagaagaacAATCAGATTTATTAAAACTAAAGAACACAAAATCTAATCAAAGTAATAACCCTAACAAAAATGAAAGTGATTTGAATTTCATTgtgttcaaaaataaaaataagaacaaTAAATTTGAAAATATGAAAGAGACAGGTCATGGAAATGAAGAAAGCCACGAAGAAGAGCATGGACATGAAAGCCATGAAGAACATGGACAcgaagaagaacatggacatgaagaagaacatggaaacgaagaagaacatggacacgaagaagaacatggacacgaagaagaacatggacatgaagagAGCCACAaagaagaacatggacatgaagaagaacatggacatgaagagCATGGACATGAAGAAAGCCACAAAGAAGAACATGGGCATGAAGAAAGCCAcgaagaagaacatggacatgaaAGCCATGAAGAACATGGACAcgaagaagaacatggacacgaagaagaacatggacacgaagaagaacatggacacgaagaagaacatgggcatgaagaagaacatggacatgaagaaagccacaaagaagaacatggacatgaagaagaacatggacatgaagagCATGGACATGAAGAAAGCCACGAAAaagaacatggacatgaagaacatggacatgaagaaagtcacgaagaagaacatggacatgaagaaagtcacgaagaagaacatggacatgaagaaagccacgaagaagaacatggacatgaagaagaacatggacatgaagagcatggacatgaagaaagccacgaagaagaacatggacatgaagaaagccacgaagaagaacatggacatgaagaagaacatggacatgaagagCATGTACATGAAGAAAGCCAcgaagaagaacatggacatgaagaagaacatggacatgaagagcatggacatgaagaaagccacgaagaagaacatggacacgaagaagaacatggacatgaaaaagaacatggacatgaagaaagtcacgaagaagaacatggacatgaagaaagccacgaagaagaacatggacatgaagaaagccacgaagaagaacatggacatgaaaaccacgaagaagaacatggacatgaagaagaacatggacatgaagaagaacatggacatgaagaaagccacgaagaagaacatggacatgaagaagaac CCACGAAGAAGAGCATGGACATgaagaagaacatggacatgaagaagaacatggacatAAAGAAAGCCAcgaagaagaacatggacatgaagaagaacatggacatgaagagCATGGACATGAACAAA aacatggacatgaagagCATGGACAcgaagaagaacatggacatgaagagCATGGACATGAAGAAGAACTTGGACATGAAGAGCATGGACATGAAGAAAGCCAcgaagaagaacatggacatgaagagAATAGACATGAAGAGCATGGGCATGAAGAAAGCCAcgaagaagaacatggacatgaagaaagCCTCAaagaagaacatggacatgaagagCATGGACAGgaagaagaacatggacatgaaga CCAcgaagaagaacatggacatgaagaagAACATGGGCATGAGGAAAGCCAcgaagaagaacatggacatgaagagCATGGACATGAAGAAAGCCACGAAGAAAAACATCGACATGAAAGCCAcgaagaagaacatggacatgaagaagAACATGGAAATGAAGAGCATGGACATGAAGAAAGCCAcgaagaagaacatggacatgaagaagaacatggacatgaagagCATGGACATGAAGAGCATGGACATGAAGAGCATGG TCAGACGGGAGATCGAAGTCAACACGACAGACGTAGACGTTCAGTTATAG